The Sardina pilchardus chromosome 19, fSarPil1.1, whole genome shotgun sequence genome window below encodes:
- the tlcd5a gene encoding TLC domain-containing protein 5a — protein MTLLVVGVILCLVGWISLYAFLCHSNGSHGYEWNCRLVTLAHGLLAVGITAYIGYVDGPWPFSHPGTKTTPLQASAMVISLGYFLFDMGWCIYFQTEGLVMLAHHTISILGIILTLSIGESGIESCAVLFGSEITNPLLQARWFLRQTGRYESWLGDVVDVAFVLLFVFMRVVVGANMLYCELISPRPKFIIKCGGVAMYALSWVFMVDITRFTMRKYRRWTGRGRAAKTKDKLIEANGPHAKTD, from the exons ATGACATTGCTGGTAGTCGGAGTGATTCTGTGCCTCGTGGGATGGATCAGCCTCTATGCTTTTCTCTGCCACTCAAATGGTTCCCATGGATATGAGTGGAACTGTCGCCTGGTCACTCTGGCCCATGGACTCCTGGCGGTGGGGATCACGGCCTACATCGGCTATGTGGACGGACCCTGGCCCTTCAGTCATCCAG GTACAAAGACCACACCACTGCAGGCCAGCGCTATGGTGATAAGCCTGGGCTACTTCCTGTTTGACATGGGCTGGTGCATCTACTTCCAGACGGAGGGCCTCGTCATGTTGGCGCACCACACCATAAGCATTCTGGGCATCATCCTGACACTGAGCATTGGCGAGTCGGGCATCGAGTCATGCGCGGTGCTCTTCGGCAGCGAGATCACCAACCCGCTGCTGCAGGCGCGCTGGTTCCTCCGGCAGACGGGCCGCTACGAGAGCTGGCTCGGCGACGTCGTGGATGTCGCTTTCGTGCTGCTCTTTGTGTTCATGCGTGTCGTGGTGGGCGCCAACATGCTCTACTGCGAGCTCATTTCGCCGCGGCCCAAGTTCATCATCAAGTGCGGTGGCGTGGCCATGTACGCGCTCAGCTGGGTGTTCATGGTGGACATTACCCGGTTTACCATGCGCAAATACCGCCGCTGGACTGGACGAGGACGGGCTGCTAAGACCAAAGACAAACTGATCGAGGCCAATGGGCCGCACGCAAAGACAGACTGA